The following coding sequences lie in one Hydrogenophaga sp. PBL-H3 genomic window:
- a CDS encoding LD-carboxypeptidase, with translation MSHIYIYSPSSAVRDKAAFRRGVARLKVLGHEVEIDEAALASHMRFAGDDETRLAAIGRAAASGADVALISRGGYGLTRILGALPFKKLAKAIENGTQFVGLSDFTALQMALLAKTGALTWGGPALGEDFGAEAPDDIMEACFDDLLIGHGEGAGWRLPASDLSSMKPGKADATPALRVRSATLWGGNLNVMCSLVGTPYLPAITGGILFLEDTNEHPYRIERQLTQLLNAGILGRQKAVLLGSFNRFKLIPGYDRGFKLQTVVDWLRTQTKTPVFTGLPFGHVPTKVLLPVGQKVDLMVEGRDALIYWG, from the coding sequence ATGAGCCACATCTACATCTATTCCCCCTCCAGCGCGGTGCGCGACAAGGCCGCGTTCCGCCGAGGCGTGGCGCGGTTGAAGGTCCTCGGGCACGAGGTGGAGATCGATGAGGCGGCGCTCGCCAGTCACATGCGTTTTGCGGGCGACGACGAAACGCGGTTGGCGGCCATCGGACGTGCCGCGGCCAGTGGTGCCGACGTGGCGCTGATTTCCCGCGGGGGCTACGGGCTCACGCGCATCCTGGGCGCGTTGCCCTTCAAGAAGCTCGCCAAGGCCATCGAAAACGGCACGCAGTTCGTGGGCCTGAGCGACTTCACCGCCCTGCAAATGGCCCTGCTGGCCAAGACCGGCGCGCTCACCTGGGGCGGACCGGCATTGGGCGAAGACTTCGGTGCCGAGGCGCCCGACGACATCATGGAGGCTTGTTTCGACGACTTGTTGATCGGACACGGTGAGGGCGCGGGATGGCGCTTGCCCGCCTCCGACCTGTCGTCAATGAAACCCGGCAAAGCCGACGCAACACCGGCCCTGCGGGTGCGCTCCGCCACCTTGTGGGGCGGCAACCTCAATGTGATGTGCTCCCTGGTGGGTACGCCTTATCTGCCCGCCATCACGGGGGGCATCCTGTTCCTGGAAGACACCAACGAACATCCGTACCGCATCGAACGACAGCTCACGCAACTGCTCAATGCCGGCATATTGGGTCGGCAAAAGGCGGTGCTGCTGGGATCGTTCAACCGGTTCAAGCTGATACCCGGATACGACCGGGGATTCAAGCTACAGACCGTGGTGGACTGGCTGCGCACCCAGACCAAGACCCCGGTGTTCACCGGTCTGCCGTTCGGGCACGTGCCCACCAAGGTGTTGCTGCCCGTGGGACAGAAAGTCGATCTGATGGTGGAAGGGCGTGACGCCCTGATTTACTGGGGTTGA
- the tadA gene encoding tRNA adenosine(34) deaminase TadA — translation MPFEPDHDDARFMHLALDEARAAAEIGEVPVGAVVVKDGRVIATGRNAPIDGHDPTAHAEIVALRAAAQALGNYRLEGCSLYVTLEPCAMCSGAMLHARLARVVFGAADPKTGAAGSVLNLFDHPQLNHQTVVRGGVLAEEGAQLLRGFFKERRVNPHPLRDDALRTPDDRFDNLPDYPWAPHYLSDLPALGGLRLHYLDEGPADAPLTWLCLHGNPAWSYLYRKMIPVMLAGGGRVVAPDLIGFGRSDKPKKDSAHTFTWHRQVLLEFIERLDLHNVVLVVQDWGGLLGLTLPMEAPARYRGLLVMNTTLATGETPLSPGFLAWRTMCAQNPEFDVARLFSRGNPQMSADECAAYNAPFPDRGHRAALRAFPAMVPEHLDDDGAAIGRRAQAFWSNQWTGQSLMAIGQKDPVLGEPVMRALRAAIHGCPDPMLLPEAGHFVQEHGEAIAQAAVRHFSA, via the coding sequence ATGCCCTTTGAGCCCGACCACGACGACGCCCGTTTCATGCATCTGGCGCTGGACGAGGCCCGAGCCGCCGCCGAGATCGGCGAGGTGCCGGTGGGTGCGGTGGTGGTGAAGGACGGGCGCGTGATCGCCACCGGACGCAACGCGCCCATCGACGGACACGACCCCACCGCCCACGCCGAAATCGTCGCGCTGCGCGCGGCCGCGCAGGCGCTCGGCAACTACCGGCTGGAGGGCTGCTCCCTGTATGTGACGCTGGAGCCCTGTGCCATGTGCAGCGGCGCCATGCTGCATGCGCGCCTGGCGCGCGTGGTGTTCGGTGCGGCCGATCCCAAGACCGGCGCCGCCGGTTCGGTGCTCAATCTGTTCGACCACCCGCAGCTCAACCACCAGACAGTGGTGCGGGGCGGTGTGCTGGCCGAGGAGGGTGCGCAACTGCTGCGCGGTTTTTTCAAGGAGCGACGCGTGAACCCACACCCCCTGCGCGACGACGCGCTGCGCACACCCGACGATCGCTTTGACAACCTGCCCGATTACCCCTGGGCACCACACTACCTGAGCGACCTGCCCGCGCTCGGAGGCCTGCGCCTGCACTACCTCGACGAAGGGCCAGCGGACGCGCCGCTGACCTGGCTCTGCCTGCACGGCAACCCGGCCTGGAGCTACCTGTACCGCAAGATGATTCCGGTGATGCTCGCCGGTGGCGGTCGGGTTGTGGCGCCCGACCTGATCGGTTTCGGCCGCAGCGACAAGCCCAAGAAAGACAGCGCGCACACGTTCACATGGCACCGCCAGGTCCTGCTCGAATTCATCGAGCGACTCGACCTGCACAACGTGGTGCTCGTGGTTCAGGACTGGGGTGGCCTGCTGGGCCTCACGCTGCCGATGGAGGCGCCAGCGCGCTACCGTGGCTTGCTGGTAATGAACACCACGCTGGCCACCGGCGAGACACCGCTCTCACCCGGCTTCCTGGCCTGGCGCACCATGTGTGCGCAAAACCCCGAGTTCGATGTGGCGCGCCTGTTCTCGCGCGGCAACCCGCAGATGAGCGCCGACGAATGCGCCGCCTACAACGCGCCATTCCCCGACCGCGGCCACCGCGCCGCACTGCGCGCTTTTCCCGCCATGGTTCCTGAACACCTGGACGACGACGGCGCGGCCATCGGTCGCCGGGCGCAGGCGTTCTGGTCCAACCAATGGACGGGGCAGAGCCTCATGGCGATCGGACAGAAAGACCCGGTGCTGGGCGAGCCGGTGATGCGGGCTCTGCGTGCGGCGATCCACGGTTGCCCCGACCCCATGCTGCTTCCTGAAGCCGGTCATTTCGTGCAGGAACACGGCGAGGCCATTGCACAAGCCGCGGTGCGCCATTTCAGCGCCTGA
- a CDS encoding FHA domain-containing protein, with product MDLTGSVSVFETLGNDRATMVVTKLTQWIGATGVEHGGTVVKMLGDGVLLSFSSNRLAVEAMVQIQQEHAKRVVQWPNRLKLMMQIGMARGQVVLVDGDCFGDAVNLASRLSDLAGGEQILATDNVVQDLGARTPVRSRSLGPIRIKGRTEPCEVFRIEWQQEMLSEFLTLPADLHALLPPKDVGMGGIELAWLDTSRSFGVTELPLKIGRVPEAEFVVSDPRVSRMHTSIDIRSGNYVLEDISSYGTWVRFAGGDNVIALRRQECMLHNDGEIALGAPFSDFSAPTVSFKLVNGNMVLGRTPPRS from the coding sequence GTGGATTTGACCGGAAGCGTCTCGGTGTTTGAAACACTGGGAAACGACCGCGCCACGATGGTGGTGACCAAGCTCACCCAGTGGATTGGGGCCACGGGCGTGGAACACGGCGGCACCGTCGTGAAGATGCTGGGCGACGGCGTTTTGCTGTCTTTCTCCAGCAACCGCCTGGCGGTGGAAGCCATGGTCCAGATCCAGCAAGAACACGCCAAGCGGGTGGTTCAGTGGCCCAACCGCCTCAAACTCATGATGCAGATCGGCATGGCGCGAGGCCAGGTCGTGCTGGTCGACGGCGACTGTTTCGGGGATGCGGTCAACCTCGCTTCGCGCCTGAGTGATCTGGCCGGTGGCGAACAGATTCTGGCAACAGACAACGTTGTGCAAGACTTGGGTGCCCGCACCCCGGTTCGCAGCCGCAGTCTGGGGCCCATCCGGATCAAAGGTCGCACCGAGCCGTGCGAGGTGTTCCGAATCGAGTGGCAACAGGAAATGCTCTCCGAGTTCCTGACTTTGCCTGCCGATCTGCATGCACTCCTGCCGCCCAAGGACGTGGGCATGGGCGGAATCGAGCTGGCGTGGCTGGACACCAGCCGCAGCTTCGGCGTGACCGAACTGCCCTTGAAGATCGGGCGTGTTCCGGAAGCCGAATTTGTGGTCAGTGATCCACGCGTGTCCCGCATGCACACCAGCATCGACATCCGCTCCGGCAACTACGTGCTTGAAGACATCAGCAGTTATGGCACATGGGTGCGCTTTGCGGGGGGCGACAACGTGATCGCGCTGCGCCGTCAGGAATGCATGCTGCACAACGACGGCGAGATTGCGCTGGGCGCACCGTTCTCCGATTTCAGCGCGCCAACGGTCAGCTTCAAGCTGGTCAACGGCAATATGGTGCTGGGTCGCACGCCCCCTCGAAGCTGA
- a CDS encoding penicillin acylase family protein, with translation MRWIKRFFKLLVVLLVAAAVVAAIYAQRSLPQMNGRLALSGLGGPVKVHRDASDVTHILASRPTDAWKAMGYVHAQERGWQLEFNRRVMRGALSEVLGSATLETDKLMRTLGIREAAKRQWEGLPADARLALEAYSEGVNAFFANSSQALSPEFVLLGVDPGPEARAGRYWDPLDSVGWSLMMALDLGGNWGNEFARLTALQTIDTPALWQLFPPYPGEPPAATADLASLYRGMGVYRSAPTATSSAQPERSQNMAALIGRDMERWANELGNIEGKGSNNWVVSGSRSQTGMPLLANDPHLGLSAPAIWYFARLQAPDADGVKGMDVIGATLPGTPFVVLGRTEKVAWGFTNTGPDVQDLYIEQINPANPAQYRVPGSTTEPVWADFGLRMETIRVKGQPDVSHMVRSTRHGPVLSDAQARHGEVIDTRRFVLALRWSALDSDNRNVVATLESNRAQSVADLTKAFADFHSPMQNAVMADRSGVIAYKAVGKIPVRAADNDIRGVAPAPGWDARYDWAGWLPYEDTPQDAGERGWIATANQRIHAADYPHFITQDWAPAYRQKRIEAMLQATPQHTVASFQAMHGDLQSAATVRLLPFLQKTPSNHPLAAAAQEQLKTFNGEMRADLAAPLIYTAWIDAFTRQVVGERLGQARFESVYGKRLFRNAVEGILERNDTAWCGAAGCEAASTRALDRALDQLREKQGNDVAKWRWADAHPAISIHRPMSNVKALAPLFEVRSPTGGDPFTINVGQYHLDKMDAPFANRHAASLRAIYDLADMDNSRFIYQTGQSGNVFSGRYRDMSKTWSAVEYRPLTMKPGEWTSTLELTP, from the coding sequence ATGCGCTGGATCAAACGCTTCTTCAAGCTTCTGGTGGTGCTGCTGGTTGCAGCGGCGGTGGTGGCCGCCATCTATGCACAGCGCAGCTTGCCGCAGATGAATGGACGTCTTGCGTTGAGCGGGCTGGGCGGTCCGGTGAAGGTGCACCGCGACGCCAGCGATGTGACACACATCCTGGCCAGTCGACCGACCGACGCGTGGAAGGCCATGGGCTACGTGCACGCGCAGGAGCGGGGCTGGCAGCTGGAGTTCAACCGACGCGTGATGCGTGGCGCGCTCTCTGAAGTGCTGGGCTCAGCCACCCTGGAAACCGACAAGCTCATGCGCACGCTGGGTATCCGCGAGGCGGCGAAGCGGCAGTGGGAGGGCCTGCCCGCCGATGCGCGCCTGGCCCTGGAGGCCTACAGCGAAGGGGTCAATGCGTTCTTTGCCAACAGCTCCCAGGCGCTGTCGCCCGAGTTCGTCCTGCTGGGTGTGGATCCCGGTCCCGAGGCCCGGGCAGGCCGTTATTGGGATCCACTGGACAGCGTGGGCTGGTCACTCATGATGGCGCTGGACCTCGGAGGCAACTGGGGCAACGAATTCGCACGACTCACCGCCCTGCAAACCATCGACACGCCGGCACTGTGGCAATTGTTTCCACCGTACCCCGGTGAGCCGCCTGCGGCCACGGCCGACCTGGCCAGCCTGTACCGGGGCATGGGGGTGTACCGAAGTGCGCCGACCGCCACCTCGTCGGCCCAGCCCGAGCGCTCGCAGAACATGGCCGCGCTCATCGGGCGCGACATGGAGCGATGGGCCAACGAACTGGGCAACATCGAAGGCAAGGGCTCCAACAACTGGGTGGTGTCGGGCTCGCGCAGCCAGACCGGCATGCCCTTGCTGGCCAACGATCCCCACCTGGGGTTGAGCGCGCCCGCCATCTGGTATTTCGCACGGCTGCAGGCGCCCGATGCGGACGGCGTCAAGGGCATGGACGTGATCGGCGCCACCTTGCCCGGCACGCCGTTTGTGGTGCTCGGACGCACCGAGAAGGTTGCATGGGGGTTCACCAACACCGGGCCCGATGTGCAAGACCTCTACATCGAGCAGATCAATCCGGCCAACCCGGCGCAATACCGGGTACCGGGCAGCACCACCGAGCCGGTCTGGGCCGACTTCGGCCTGCGCATGGAAACCATCCGCGTGAAGGGCCAGCCAGACGTGAGCCACATGGTGCGCAGCACGCGCCACGGCCCGGTGCTGAGCGACGCACAGGCGCGCCACGGCGAGGTCATCGACACCCGCCGTTTTGTGTTGGCCCTGCGCTGGAGCGCGCTGGACTCCGACAACCGCAACGTGGTTGCCACGCTCGAGTCGAACCGCGCGCAGTCGGTGGCCGATCTGACGAAAGCGTTCGCCGATTTCCATTCGCCGATGCAGAACGCGGTGATGGCCGATCGCAGTGGTGTCATTGCCTACAAGGCGGTGGGCAAGATCCCCGTTAGGGCGGCCGACAACGACATTCGCGGCGTGGCCCCGGCGCCGGGCTGGGATGCCAGGTACGACTGGGCAGGCTGGTTGCCCTATGAAGACACGCCGCAGGACGCGGGCGAACGGGGGTGGATCGCCACCGCCAATCAGCGCATTCACGCGGCCGACTACCCCCACTTCATCACGCAGGACTGGGCGCCCGCGTACCGCCAGAAACGCATCGAAGCGATGTTGCAGGCCACGCCACAACACACGGTCGCATCGTTCCAGGCCATGCATGGCGACCTGCAATCGGCTGCCACGGTGCGTCTGCTGCCGTTTCTGCAAAAGACGCCATCGAACCACCCGCTGGCCGCCGCGGCGCAGGAGCAATTGAAAACGTTCAACGGAGAAATGCGGGCCGACCTGGCCGCGCCGCTGATTTACACAGCCTGGATCGATGCCTTCACGCGCCAGGTGGTGGGGGAGCGCCTCGGCCAGGCACGCTTTGAAAGCGTGTACGGCAAACGCCTGTTTCGCAACGCGGTGGAAGGCATCCTCGAGCGCAACGACACCGCCTGGTGCGGCGCGGCCGGTTGCGAGGCGGCCAGCACGCGGGCGCTGGACCGCGCGCTTGATCAGTTGCGCGAAAAGCAAGGCAACGACGTGGCCAAGTGGCGCTGGGCCGACGCCCACCCGGCGATTTCCATCCACCGACCGATGAGCAATGTGAAGGCACTGGCCCCGCTTTTCGAAGTGCGCTCGCCCACGGGTGGTGACCCGTTCACGATCAATGTGGGGCAGTACCACCTGGACAAGATGGATGCGCCGTTTGCCAACCGGCACGCAGCCAGCCTGCGCGCCATCTACGACCTGGCCGACATGGACAACTCGCGTTTCATCTACCAGACCGGGCAGAGCGGCAACGTGTTTTCAGGCCGTTACCGCGACATGAGCAAGACCTGGTCGGCGGTGGAGTACCGCCCGCTCACGATGAAACCCGGCGAGTGGACTTCAACACTGGAGCTCACGCCCTGA
- a CDS encoding SGNH/GDSL hydrolase family protein — translation MKRRNWLLAAALLAPSIWAQTVLPAEQRWKSELDAFAAADRKQMPAAGGVLFVGSSSIRMWSGLETAFADQPLVIRRGFGGSRLSDSADLVHRLVLPYQPRLVVLYAGENDIAEGATPHDLLGHFVRFVQQVQSALPTTRIAYMSIKPSPSRLAHMAAMRETNLLIQTHVLARDNLDYIDVHTAMLDNDGRARPELFVRDQLHLSAEGYGLWRQIVSAHLRP, via the coding sequence ATGAAACGCCGGAACTGGTTGCTGGCGGCGGCTCTGCTGGCGCCGTCGATCTGGGCGCAAACGGTCCTGCCGGCCGAGCAGCGCTGGAAGAGCGAGCTCGACGCCTTTGCGGCCGCCGACCGCAAGCAGATGCCCGCCGCGGGCGGTGTGCTCTTTGTGGGCAGCTCGTCGATCCGCATGTGGAGCGGCCTGGAGACCGCCTTCGCGGACCAGCCGCTGGTCATCCGGCGCGGATTCGGCGGCTCGCGCCTGTCCGACAGCGCCGACCTTGTGCATCGCCTGGTGTTGCCTTACCAGCCACGCCTGGTGGTGCTCTACGCGGGCGAAAACGACATCGCCGAAGGGGCCACGCCACACGACCTGCTCGGCCACTTCGTGCGCTTTGTGCAGCAGGTGCAAAGCGCCTTGCCCACCACGCGGATTGCCTACATGTCCATCAAACCCAGCCCCTCCCGGCTGGCGCACATGGCGGCCATGCGCGAAACGAACCTGCTGATCCAGACCCACGTGCTGGCGCGCGACAACCTGGATTACATCGACGTGCACACCGCCATGCTGGACAACGACGGACGGGCGCGACCCGAGCTGTTCGTGCGCGATCAACTGCACCTGAGCGCCGAGGGCTATGGCCTGTGGCGCCAGATCGTCTCAGCGCACCTGCGGCCCTGA
- a CDS encoding FMN-binding negative transcriptional regulator: protein MYLPPQFAAKDPTIALELIRAYPFASLISTDDEGLPFVTPLPLHLVEEDEAGGGGLTLLGHVARPNPHAGYLRQRATALAVFQGPQAYMTPRVYPDLTRVPTWSYLAVHAKVQATFIESFDDKDRLLKHLIHDHDPAYDPQWRALPEDYQHKMMGGIHAFELRVVDLQCKVKLNQHRPESHAAMVAAYEAGNDNERALAGWMRRLGLTGQGA, encoded by the coding sequence ATGTACCTGCCACCCCAGTTTGCGGCCAAAGATCCAACCATTGCGCTGGAGTTGATCCGCGCGTACCCGTTCGCCAGTCTCATTTCCACCGACGACGAGGGCCTGCCCTTTGTCACACCGCTGCCCCTGCACCTGGTGGAGGAGGATGAGGCCGGTGGGGGTGGCCTGACGCTGCTGGGTCACGTGGCCCGGCCCAACCCGCACGCAGGCTACCTGCGCCAGCGTGCCACCGCGCTGGCGGTGTTTCAGGGCCCGCAGGCCTACATGACGCCGCGCGTCTACCCCGATCTCACCCGGGTGCCGACCTGGAGCTACCTGGCCGTGCACGCCAAGGTGCAGGCCACCTTCATCGAATCGTTCGATGACAAGGACCGCTTGCTCAAGCACCTGATCCATGACCACGATCCGGCGTACGACCCGCAGTGGCGCGCGCTGCCCGAGGACTACCAGCACAAGATGATGGGTGGCATTCACGCCTTCGAACTGCGGGTGGTCGATCTGCAATGCAAGGTCAAGCTCAACCAGCACCGACCTGAATCCCATGCCGCCATGGTGGCGGCCTACGAAGCGGGCAATGACAACGAGCGTGCGCTGGCCGGCTGGATGCGCCGCCTGGGACTGACGGGGCAGGGCGCATGA
- the nhaA gene encoding Na+/H+ antiporter NhaA yields the protein MNRNTPRQTLPRAQILAERTFSTLERFLHTEAVSGIVLLLAAAIALVWANSPAASSYHALWHTPVLIGLGSQVFSQSLHFWINDALMAVFFLVVGMEIRREMHEGALASLRLAALPLAAALGGVLVPALIYVALNTEPTQLRGWAVPTATDIAFAVGVLALLGRAIPGNVRVLLLALAIIDDIVAVLIIAVFYSGGLDFSGLLVAGLGVLMVLGLQRIGVGSAWAYVVPGAVLWLGLLQTGVHPTLVGVVLGLMTPVLPSRMREQPLDAVSRALDELNARANSAPHELAGPLRLLRRAQRELMPPVTRVQMALHPWVAFGVMPLFALANAGVTFDGVDLSQGAAQAVTVGVVLALVLGKPLGVIGASWLAVRLGWCRLPPGVNWPGVCLVGLLAGIGFTMSIFIATLAFDEANLLNAAKLGVLLASLVAAVLGLAWGFWQARHARRSAPLA from the coding sequence ATGAACCGAAACACCCCTCGGCAAACCTTGCCGCGCGCCCAGATTCTTGCCGAGCGCACCTTCTCCACCCTTGAGCGTTTTCTCCACACCGAAGCCGTCAGCGGCATCGTGCTGTTGCTGGCCGCCGCCATTGCGCTGGTCTGGGCCAACTCGCCCGCAGCCAGCAGTTACCACGCGCTGTGGCACACCCCGGTCTTGATCGGCCTGGGCAGCCAGGTGTTCTCCCAGTCCCTGCATTTCTGGATCAACGACGCCTTGATGGCGGTGTTCTTTCTGGTCGTGGGCATGGAGATCCGGCGCGAAATGCACGAGGGCGCGCTGGCCAGCCTTCGGTTGGCTGCCCTGCCCCTGGCGGCCGCGCTCGGTGGGGTGCTGGTGCCAGCGTTGATTTATGTGGCGCTCAATACCGAACCCACGCAGCTGCGCGGGTGGGCGGTACCCACCGCGACCGACATCGCATTTGCGGTGGGTGTGCTGGCGCTGCTGGGTCGCGCCATTCCGGGCAATGTGCGCGTGCTCCTGCTGGCCCTGGCCATCATCGACGACATCGTCGCGGTGCTGATCATCGCGGTGTTCTACTCGGGCGGACTGGACTTCAGCGGTCTGCTGGTGGCTGGCCTGGGTGTGCTGATGGTGCTGGGTCTTCAGCGAATTGGTGTTGGCTCGGCCTGGGCCTATGTGGTGCCGGGCGCGGTGCTGTGGCTGGGTCTGTTGCAGACCGGCGTGCACCCCACGCTGGTCGGCGTGGTGCTGGGCCTGATGACGCCGGTGCTGCCCAGTCGCATGCGCGAGCAACCGCTGGACGCAGTCTCGCGCGCGCTCGATGAGCTCAATGCCCGCGCCAACAGTGCGCCGCACGAGCTCGCGGGTCCGCTGCGGCTGCTGCGGCGGGCGCAGCGCGAGCTCATGCCGCCGGTGACCCGGGTGCAGATGGCGCTGCATCCCTGGGTGGCCTTCGGCGTGATGCCGCTGTTCGCGCTGGCCAACGCGGGCGTCACGTTTGATGGCGTGGACCTGAGCCAGGGCGCTGCGCAGGCTGTCACCGTGGGCGTGGTGCTGGCGCTCGTGCTGGGCAAGCCCCTGGGCGTCATTGGGGCGAGCTGGCTGGCCGTGCGCCTGGGCTGGTGCCGCCTGCCACCGGGCGTGAACTGGCCCGGTGTCTGCCTGGTCGGGCTGCTCGCGGGCATCGGCTTCACCATGTCGATCTTCATCGCCACGCTGGCCTTCGACGAGGCGAATCTGCTCAACGCCGCCAAGCTGGGGGTGCTGCTGGCCTCGCTGGTGGCTGCGGTGCTCGGTCTGGCCTGGGGCTTTTGGCAGGCCAGGCACGCGCGCCGCAGCGCCCCTCTGGCATGA
- the opgC gene encoding OpgC domain-containing protein, giving the protein MPHAPQRRWELDALRGLMLVLMTLTHMPTMYSLPSGQPFGFVSAAEGFVFLSAFMAGRVYGARARRDGLPAMQAAFHERALKLYLCQLGLLLLAFTLIAWLGVHNQQGGVTGLLEFFFIDPKAAVVGAALLLHNPPLLDILPLYIALMLVSPWLLRLALRRGWGGVLAVSALLWLAEQWGLGLALYEWAVGLSGLPIPYKDMGAFHWFAWQALWVAGLWMGARQLPLPRMPVWCLVPAAVYAAGMLLWRHMVGQDPMPGVPAVGLLLDKWSLGPLRVLNFASVFVLLVSFGPWLTRVMPRPLPLELLGRNSLSVFCAHIVIALFTLAFFGSPEVVRPWSTDIALLASAFAGLYAVAMAVEAREHHGRRTGVAWRSGPQVR; this is encoded by the coding sequence ATGCCACACGCCCCACAACGCCGCTGGGAGCTCGACGCCCTGCGGGGCCTCATGCTCGTCCTGATGACGCTGACCCACATGCCGACGATGTACTCGTTGCCATCGGGCCAGCCGTTCGGCTTTGTCTCGGCGGCCGAGGGTTTCGTGTTCCTCTCCGCCTTCATGGCGGGCCGCGTGTACGGAGCCCGTGCGCGGCGAGACGGCCTGCCGGCCATGCAGGCGGCCTTCCACGAGCGCGCGCTCAAGCTCTACCTGTGCCAGCTCGGCCTGCTGCTGCTGGCGTTCACGCTCATCGCCTGGCTGGGTGTGCACAACCAGCAAGGCGGCGTGACCGGCCTGCTCGAGTTCTTCTTCATCGACCCCAAAGCGGCCGTGGTGGGCGCCGCCCTGCTGTTGCACAACCCGCCGCTGCTGGACATCCTGCCGCTGTACATCGCGCTCATGCTGGTCAGCCCGTGGCTGCTGCGCCTTGCCCTGCGACGTGGCTGGGGCGGTGTGCTCGCGGTCAGCGCCCTGCTCTGGCTGGCTGAGCAGTGGGGGCTGGGTCTGGCCTTGTACGAATGGGCGGTGGGTCTTTCTGGCCTGCCCATTCCCTACAAGGACATGGGCGCCTTCCACTGGTTCGCCTGGCAGGCGCTGTGGGTGGCCGGCCTGTGGATGGGCGCGCGTCAGCTGCCGCTGCCTCGCATGCCCGTCTGGTGCCTTGTGCCCGCTGCGGTGTACGCCGCAGGCATGCTCTTGTGGCGCCACATGGTGGGTCAGGATCCGATGCCCGGCGTGCCCGCTGTGGGCCTGCTGCTGGACAAATGGTCCCTGGGGCCCCTGCGCGTGCTGAACTTCGCCAGTGTGTTCGTGCTGCTGGTGTCTTTCGGCCCCTGGCTGACGCGGGTGATGCCGCGCCCGTTACCGCTGGAGCTGCTGGGCCGCAACTCCCTGTCGGTGTTCTGCGCCCACATCGTGATTGCCCTGTTCACGCTGGCCTTCTTCGGCTCGCCTGAGGTGGTGCGTCCGTGGAGCACCGACATCGCTCTGCTCGCCAGTGCCTTTGCCGGCCTGTATGCGGTGGCCATGGCGGTGGAAGCACGCGAGCACCATGGCCGGCGCACGGGGGTGGCGTGGCGCTCAGGGCCGCAGGTGCGCTGA